The Alphaproteobacteria bacterium genome contains a region encoding:
- a CDS encoding peptide ABC transporter substrate-binding protein — translation MDEQGLRGLIADVKAGTLSRRSFINQMIAYGLTAPFAMQMLTYSGAAQAQTKMDPYKPTKRGGGGPLKTLWWQGATLLNPHFAVGTKDQDGARIFYEPLATWDVDGALSPVLAAEIPDLENGGLAKDGKSVTWKLKQGVKWHDGKPLTADDLVFNWQYASDPATAATTIGSYKDCKVEKVDDFTVRVLFDKPTPFWADAFVGVRGMIIPKHLYADYSGAKSRDAPANLKPVGTGPYKFADFKPGDVVRGEINNDYHMPNRPYFDSIEMKGGGDAISAARAVLQTGEYDFAWNLQVEDEILLRLEKGGKGITTMAFGGNIEHIQLNTTDPWTEVDGERASMKTKHPTLTDKAVRQALALLIDRKSVQDHIYGRTGVATGNFVNNPKKFVSTNTRWEFSIDKANDILEKAGWKKGADGIREKDGKKLKFVYQTSINTPRQKTQAIVKQACQKAGIDIEVKAVTASVFFSSDVANPDTYPHFYCDLQMYTTTMTQPDPETFLLQFVSWEVATKENKWQGRNITRWTDKEADDAFKASQTELDPVKRAAHFIKINDLACNDHAVISVVYRPTVQAVASKLRGAISSGWDSNFWDLHNWYKET, via the coding sequence ATGGACGAGCAAGGACTGCGTGGTCTGATCGCAGACGTGAAAGCCGGAACGCTTTCGCGCCGCAGCTTCATCAATCAAATGATCGCCTACGGGCTTACCGCCCCGTTCGCGATGCAGATGCTTACCTATTCGGGCGCCGCGCAGGCGCAGACCAAGATGGACCCGTACAAGCCGACCAAGCGGGGCGGCGGCGGCCCGCTCAAGACGCTGTGGTGGCAGGGCGCGACGCTGCTCAATCCTCACTTCGCGGTCGGCACCAAGGACCAGGACGGCGCGCGCATCTTCTACGAGCCGCTCGCCACCTGGGATGTGGACGGTGCGCTTTCTCCCGTTCTCGCAGCCGAAATCCCGGATCTGGAAAACGGCGGGCTCGCCAAGGACGGCAAGTCGGTCACCTGGAAGCTGAAGCAGGGCGTGAAGTGGCACGATGGGAAGCCGCTCACCGCCGACGACCTGGTGTTCAACTGGCAATACGCCTCCGACCCGGCAACCGCCGCGACCACGATCGGCAGCTACAAGGACTGCAAGGTCGAGAAGGTCGACGACTTCACGGTGCGCGTCCTGTTCGACAAGCCGACGCCGTTCTGGGCGGATGCCTTCGTCGGCGTGCGCGGGATGATCATCCCGAAGCATCTCTACGCCGACTACAGCGGCGCGAAGTCTCGCGACGCACCGGCCAACCTCAAGCCGGTCGGCACCGGCCCCTACAAGTTCGCCGACTTCAAGCCGGGCGACGTGGTGCGCGGCGAGATCAACAACGACTACCACATGCCGAACCGGCCCTATTTCGACTCGATCGAGATGAAGGGTGGCGGCGACGCGATCTCGGCGGCGCGCGCCGTGCTGCAAACCGGCGAATACGACTTCGCCTGGAACCTGCAGGTCGAGGACGAGATCCTGCTGCGGCTCGAAAAAGGCGGCAAGGGCATCACCACGATGGCGTTCGGCGGAAACATCGAACACATCCAGCTCAACACCACCGATCCATGGACCGAGGTGGATGGCGAGCGCGCCAGCATGAAGACCAAGCACCCGACCTTGACCGACAAGGCGGTGCGTCAGGCGCTTGCTCTTCTGATCGACCGGAAATCGGTACAGGACCACATCTACGGACGCACCGGCGTGGCGACCGGCAACTTCGTCAACAATCCGAAGAAGTTCGTGTCGACGAACACCCGGTGGGAATTCAGTATCGACAAGGCCAACGACATTCTGGAGAAGGCCGGCTGGAAGAAGGGCGCGGACGGCATTCGCGAGAAGGACGGCAAGAAGCTGAAATTCGTCTACCAGACCTCGATCAACACGCCGCGCCAGAAGACCCAGGCGATCGTCAAGCAGGCCTGCCAGAAGGCCGGCATCGACATCGAGGTGAAGGCGGTGACCGCATCGGTGTTCTTCTCGTCCGACGTCGCCAACCCGGACACCTACCCGCACTTCTATTGCGACCTGCAAATGTACACGACCACGATGACGCAGCCGGACCCGGAGACATTCCTGCTCCAGTTCGTTTCGTGGGAAGTGGCCACCAAGGAGAACAAGTGGCAGGGCCGCAACATCACGCGCTGGACCGACAAGGAAGCGGACGACGCCTTCAAGGCCTCGCAGACCGAGCTCGATCCGGTGAAGCGCGCGGCGCACTTCATCAAGATCAATGATCTTGCCTGCAACGATCACGCGGTCATCTCGGTCGTCTACCGCCCGACGGTGCAGGCGGTGGCGAGCAAGTTACGTGGCGCGATCTCCAGCGGCTGGGACAGCAATTTCTGGGACCTGCACAACTGGTATAAAGAGACATGA
- a CDS encoding ABC transporter ATP-binding protein produces the protein MTEPLLRVKDLMKNFTVGGGFLGRDADTVHAVDRVSFDIGAGETLGLVGESGSGKSTTGRCILRLIEPTAGEVWFEGRNVTALGIAEFRSLCRDMQIIFQDPFASLNPRMTVGAIIGEALTIHRLAPSRQAFTERVVELLETVGLQPDHMRRYPHEFSGGQRQRIGIARALAVEPKLIICDEPVSALDVSIQAQVINLLEDLQQKFGLTYLFIAHDLSVVEHISMRVAVMYLGRIVEIASAHDLYTTPLHPYTEALLSAVPVTDPKARRKRIVLQGEVPSPMRPPTGCHFHTRCPIRKLPLCSTEVPPLEKKRDGHWAACHLRS, from the coding sequence ATGACCGAGCCGCTGCTGCGCGTCAAAGACCTGATGAAGAACTTCACGGTCGGCGGCGGGTTCCTCGGCCGCGACGCCGATACCGTTCATGCGGTCGATCGTGTCAGTTTCGACATCGGTGCGGGCGAGACGCTCGGGCTGGTCGGCGAATCCGGCTCCGGCAAGTCGACCACCGGCCGCTGCATCCTGCGGCTGATCGAGCCGACCGCCGGCGAGGTCTGGTTCGAAGGGCGCAATGTGACGGCGCTCGGCATCGCGGAATTCCGTTCGCTCTGCCGCGACATGCAGATCATTTTCCAGGACCCGTTCGCGTCCCTGAACCCGCGCATGACGGTCGGCGCGATCATCGGCGAGGCGCTCACCATCCACAGACTTGCACCGAGCCGGCAGGCCTTCACCGAACGCGTGGTCGAGCTGCTCGAGACCGTCGGCCTGCAGCCCGACCATATGCGCCGCTATCCGCACGAATTCTCCGGCGGGCAGCGCCAGCGCATCGGCATTGCGCGCGCGCTCGCGGTCGAGCCGAAGCTGATCATATGCGACGAACCGGTCTCGGCACTCGACGTGTCGATCCAGGCGCAGGTGATCAACCTGCTCGAAGACCTGCAGCAGAAATTCGGGCTGACCTACCTGTTCATCGCGCACGATCTCTCGGTGGTCGAGCACATCAGCATGCGTGTCGCCGTGATGTATCTCGGCCGCATCGTCGAGATCGCATCGGCGCACGATCTCTACACCACGCCGCTGCACCCCTACACCGAGGCGCTGCTCTCGGCCGTGCCGGTCACCGACCCGAAGGCGCGACGCAAGCGCATCGTACTCCAGGGCGAGGTGCCGAGCCCGATGCGGCCGCCCACCGGCTGTCACTTCCACACCCGCTGCCCGATCCGCAAGCTGCCGCTTTGCTCCACGGAAGTCCCCCCGCTGGAGAAGAAGCGCGACGGCCACTGGGCGGCGTGTCACCTTCGCAGTTAG
- a CDS encoding DUF6569 family protein: MHRRALLALAASSLASLTFCPAYADEYRVTGPIVHENLAIYLVHGKSAAGPVPLTLEEALAKRAVKVHETGNVNELQIENLGTGEVFVQSGDIVKGGQQDRVLSISLVLPPKSGRINIASFCVEQGRWTARGREDVKTFATAASSIPSREAKIAMRAPVPATEPTSTAQINPLSSLSPRRTTAYTGEDTGQRQQEVWRRVRRVQDSLSDNVGARVQALASETSLQLALENEKLKDAQAAYLKALKSSGEEDDDIVGYVFAVNGKLNSAEVYPSNGLFRKMWPKLLQASVTEAISHKKADNDAPPAGDVALAFLDDAAKGKATERPLPAEVRLEVRDADKAFYFETRRASGAFVHRSYLAK, translated from the coding sequence ATGCATCGCAGAGCATTGCTTGCGCTGGCGGCTTCGTCGCTGGCGAGCCTGACATTTTGTCCGGCATACGCGGACGAATATCGCGTCACCGGGCCCATCGTTCACGAAAATCTCGCGATCTATCTGGTGCACGGCAAATCCGCGGCGGGTCCAGTGCCGCTGACGCTCGAAGAGGCGCTCGCCAAACGCGCCGTGAAGGTGCACGAGACCGGCAACGTAAACGAGCTGCAGATCGAGAACCTCGGCACCGGCGAGGTCTTCGTGCAGTCCGGCGACATCGTGAAGGGCGGGCAGCAGGATCGCGTGCTCAGCATCAGTCTGGTGCTCCCGCCGAAATCAGGCCGCATCAATATCGCGTCGTTCTGTGTCGAGCAGGGCCGCTGGACCGCGCGCGGCCGGGAGGACGTGAAGACGTTCGCGACCGCCGCCTCGTCGATTCCGTCACGCGAGGCGAAGATCGCCATGAGAGCGCCGGTGCCCGCCACCGAGCCCACTTCCACGGCGCAAATCAATCCACTGTCGAGCCTCTCGCCGCGTCGGACGACCGCCTACACGGGGGAAGACACCGGCCAGCGGCAACAGGAAGTCTGGCGCAGGGTGCGCCGCGTACAGGACTCGCTTTCGGACAACGTCGGGGCGCGGGTCCAGGCGCTGGCCTCCGAGACCAGCCTCCAGCTCGCGCTGGAAAATGAAAAGCTCAAGGATGCCCAGGCGGCGTATCTCAAGGCTTTGAAGAGCAGCGGGGAGGAGGACGATGACATCGTCGGCTATGTCTTCGCCGTGAATGGCAAGCTCAACAGCGCGGAAGTCTATCCGTCGAACGGCCTGTTCCGGAAGATGTGGCCGAAGCTCTTGCAGGCGAGCGTCACCGAGGCGATCAGTCACAAGAAAGCTGACAACGATGCGCCGCCGGCGGGCGATGTCGCGCTCGCCTTCCTTGACGACGCCGCAAAGGGCAAGGCGACGGAGCGTCCGCTTCCGGCCGAAGTGCGTCTCGAAGTACGCGACGCCGACAAGGCGTTCTATTTCGAGACACGGCGCGCGAGTGGCGCCTTCGTGCATCGCAGCTACCTCGCGAAATGA
- a CDS encoding methylenetetrahydrofolate reductase gives MSPASSGGSQLQRAIASGRFVITAEITPPVSCNRDDVLAKALPLKGLADAVNVTDGAGARAHLGAQAAAMILLSSDIEPVLQLTCRDRNRLALQSDLLGAAALGIRNLLVLRGDDPTAGDQPDAKPVFDLDSGALIQTAVGIRDRGELPSGRKVTGKAEFFIGAADMPIDPPRDWQPKSLKGKIAAGAQFAQTQFCMDIEVVRRYVARLAQDGLTDRIALLIGVVPLKSGRSARWIKEHLYGAIIPDHIVERLEYSGDPAAEGKQICVDFIEQLATVPGVAGAHVMAPNHEAAIPDVIARARSLVKDRAGAKPAKIRSRA, from the coding sequence ATGAGTCCAGCAAGTTCCGGCGGCAGCCAGCTTCAGCGGGCGATCGCGTCCGGCCGGTTCGTGATCACGGCCGAGATCACGCCCCCGGTGTCGTGCAATCGCGACGACGTGCTCGCCAAGGCGCTGCCGCTGAAAGGTCTCGCGGATGCGGTGAACGTGACCGACGGGGCCGGCGCGCGCGCGCATCTCGGCGCGCAGGCGGCCGCGATGATCCTGCTCTCGAGCGACATCGAGCCCGTGCTGCAGCTCACCTGCCGCGATCGCAACCGGCTCGCGCTGCAAAGCGACCTGCTCGGCGCAGCAGCGCTCGGCATTCGCAACCTGCTGGTGCTGCGCGGCGACGATCCGACCGCCGGCGACCAGCCCGATGCAAAGCCCGTGTTCGATCTCGATTCCGGCGCACTGATCCAGACCGCCGTCGGCATCCGCGATCGCGGCGAACTGCCCTCCGGCCGCAAGGTGACGGGCAAGGCCGAGTTCTTCATCGGCGCCGCCGACATGCCGATCGATCCGCCGAGAGACTGGCAGCCGAAGAGCCTCAAGGGCAAGATCGCGGCCGGCGCGCAGTTCGCACAGACCCAGTTCTGCATGGATATCGAAGTGGTGCGCCGTTACGTGGCGCGGCTCGCGCAGGATGGCCTGACCGATCGCATTGCGCTGCTCATCGGCGTGGTGCCGCTCAAGTCCGGACGCTCGGCGCGCTGGATCAAGGAGCACCTCTACGGGGCGATCATTCCCGACCACATCGTGGAGCGGCTGGAATATTCCGGCGACCCCGCGGCTGAAGGCAAACAGATCTGCGTCGATTTCATCGAGCAGCTCGCGACCGTGCCGGGCGTCGCGGGCGCGCACGTGATGGCGCCGAACCATGAGGCTGCCATCCCGGACGTGATCGCGCGCGCCCGCAGCCTGGTGAAGGACCGGGCCGGCGCAAAACCGGCAAAAATCCGGTCGCGCGCTTAG
- a CDS encoding biotin/lipoyl-binding carrier protein, whose translation MPASTDPTRDYSIPAASDMRAGDMAEIKVKSELNAIVWKIEVAAGASVNAGDTLIILEAMKMEIPVAAPRSGTVQAILVKEGQQVAEGQPLAVLAF comes from the coding sequence ATGCCCGCCTCGACCGACCCAACGCGCGACTATAGCATTCCGGCGGCGAGCGACATGCGGGCAGGGGACATGGCGGAGATCAAGGTCAAGTCGGAGCTCAACGCGATCGTCTGGAAGATCGAGGTGGCAGCGGGAGCATCGGTGAATGCGGGCGACACCCTGATCATTCTGGAAGCCATGAAGATGGAAATCCCGGTCGCGGCGCCGCGCTCCGGCACGGTGCAGGCGATCCTCGTCAAAGAGGGCCAACAGGTTGCGGAAGGCCAGCCGCTCGCGGTGCTCGCGTTTTGA
- a CDS encoding ABC transporter permease, producing MGRYLLKRLLIAIPSLLGISVILFTVLALAPGDPFGELATNPAVPPEVRTALRVKFGLDDPVVLRYFHWLAAMLHGDWGFSFASRIDVDTLILQRLPATLFVIGSAQLLALLIALPIGVLAAMRPYSIFDQVTSTLAFVGFSLPTFFTGLLFILIFSVQLDWLPFVYRDIDATGWRWLVEQLRQSIMPICVLGLFQAASMTRYVRSATLDVIRLDYVTTARAKGLGERTVIIKHVVRNALIPVVTLVALQMPAIFGGAIVTEQIFRIPGIGSLLISAILSNDTPVIMAVTFVFACLVVLFNLIADVLYGWLDPRITLG from the coding sequence ATGGGACGCTACCTGCTCAAGCGCCTCTTGATCGCCATCCCGAGCCTTCTCGGCATCAGCGTCATCCTGTTCACGGTCCTTGCGCTTGCGCCGGGTGACCCGTTCGGCGAGCTCGCGACCAATCCCGCCGTCCCGCCCGAGGTGCGCACCGCGTTGCGCGTCAAGTTCGGCCTCGATGATCCGGTCGTGCTGCGCTACTTCCACTGGCTCGCCGCGATGCTGCACGGCGACTGGGGGTTCTCGTTCGCGAGCCGCATCGATGTCGACACGCTGATCCTGCAGCGCCTGCCGGCGACGCTGTTCGTGATCGGTTCGGCGCAGCTCCTTGCGCTGCTGATCGCCTTGCCGATCGGCGTGCTCGCCGCCATGCGGCCCTACTCGATCTTCGACCAGGTCACTTCGACGCTCGCCTTCGTCGGATTCTCGCTGCCGACCTTCTTCACCGGGCTCCTGTTCATCCTGATCTTTTCCGTGCAGCTCGACTGGCTGCCGTTTGTCTACCGCGACATCGATGCGACTGGCTGGCGCTGGCTCGTCGAACAGTTGCGCCAGTCGATCATGCCGATCTGCGTGCTCGGCCTGTTCCAGGCCGCCTCGATGACGCGCTACGTGCGCTCGGCGACGCTCGACGTGATCCGGCTCGACTATGTGACGACCGCCCGCGCCAAGGGGCTCGGCGAGCGCACCGTCATCATCAAGCATGTGGTGCGCAACGCGCTGATCCCGGTGGTGACCCTGGTCGCGCTGCAGATGCCGGCGATCTTCGGCGGCGCGATCGTCACCGAGCAGATTTTCCGCATCCCCGGCATCGGCTCGCTGCTGATCAGCGCGATCCTCTCCAACGACACCCCGGTGATCATGGCCGTCACCTTCGTGTTCGCCTGCCTCGTCGTCCTGTTCAACCTCATCGCGGACGTCCTCTATGGATGGCTCGATCCTCGCATCACCCTCGGCTGA
- a CDS encoding ABC transporter permease — MDGSILASPSADMAAGPRKVRPFSPWLDAWRRFRRHRLAFASAIILLAMILAIVLGPFVWRVAINDIDFAARMEPPSWSHPFGTDDLGQDLLARMLYGGRISLAVGLSAMTVAMLLGTLIGATAGMSRRWVGPALMWLTDLFLSLPALPLLLLVIYLFRDSLKAAFGVEGGVFIMIVIVIGGLRWMPVARLVRAQFLSLREKEFVEAARALGASKARQVVRHILPNALGPVIVAATIDVAAAIIAESTLSFLGLGFPPDIPTWGRILYDAKDYLDIAPHWALFPGAAIFLTVLTINFIGDGLRDALDPRKVM, encoded by the coding sequence ATGGATGGCTCGATCCTCGCATCACCCTCGGCTGACATGGCCGCGGGCCCGCGCAAGGTGCGGCCGTTCTCGCCGTGGCTCGACGCCTGGCGGCGCTTCCGCCGCCACCGGCTCGCCTTCGCGAGCGCCATCATCCTGCTCGCGATGATCCTGGCGATCGTCTTGGGGCCGTTCGTGTGGCGGGTTGCGATCAACGACATCGACTTTGCGGCGCGCATGGAGCCGCCCTCATGGTCGCACCCCTTCGGAACCGACGATCTCGGGCAGGACCTGCTCGCGCGCATGCTCTACGGCGGACGCATCTCGCTCGCGGTCGGGCTCTCCGCCATGACGGTTGCAATGCTGCTCGGCACGCTGATCGGCGCGACCGCCGGCATGTCGCGCCGCTGGGTCGGGCCGGCGCTGATGTGGCTCACCGACCTGTTCCTCTCCCTCCCCGCATTGCCCCTCCTTCTGCTCGTGATCTATCTCTTCCGTGACTCGCTAAAAGCTGCCTTTGGTGTCGAGGGCGGCGTCTTCATCATGATTGTCATCGTGATCGGCGGTCTGCGCTGGATGCCGGTTGCGCGGCTGGTGCGCGCGCAATTTCTCTCACTGCGCGAGAAGGAATTCGTCGAGGCGGCGCGCGCGCTCGGCGCCAGCAAGGCGCGCCAGGTGGTGCGCCATATCCTGCCGAACGCGCTCGGGCCCGTGATCGTCGCGGCAACGATCGATGTTGCCGCCGCGATCATCGCGGAATCGACGCTTTCGTTCCTCGGCCTCGGCTTCCCGCCCGACATCCCGACCTGGGGCCGCATTCTTTATGACGCCAAGGACTATCTCGACATCGCGCCGCACTGGGCGCTGTTCCCGGGCGCCGCGATCTTCCTCACCGTGCTCACCATCAACTTCATCGGCGACGGCCTGCGCGACGCGCTCGATCCGCGCAAGGTGATGTGA
- a CDS encoding peptide MFS transporter, translated as MSDRHSPKIKHTHFLGHPKGLTVLFATEMWERFSYFGMASLLVLYLVKHLLLPEHAQTIIGYQAVKGALESVFGPLGPQPLASQIFGIYTGLAYFTPILGGYLADRVFGQRATAVVGALLMAAGHFLMMFEALLFFALFCLILGIGAFKPNVSTQVGSLYERDDPRRLRAFSIYYVGINIGAFLAPLVCGTLGVEVGWHYGFGAAGIGMLIGTAIYLHGLRWLPPDELHRARAAHIETKPFNPEERRAIVALLCVFALVVFFWATYDQQSNTLLLWVEDYTERRVDLGFWTGEIPTTWFLALNPLMIFIFTPILIKLWAVQAKVGRDMSTIAKLAFAFLCIALANLVMVLAASGLARDAKASPLWLVGYFTIVTIGELHLAPVGLTLISRLAPPRVLSLMMGLWFAATFPGDVLGGWLGGFWSTMAKPNFFLMMAAIAGAAGIAMLALNPALRTVFDEKP; from the coding sequence ATGTCCGACCGACATTCCCCGAAAATCAAGCACACGCACTTCCTTGGCCATCCGAAGGGGCTGACGGTGCTGTTTGCGACCGAGATGTGGGAGCGCTTCTCCTACTTCGGCATGGCTTCGCTGCTGGTGCTCTATCTGGTGAAGCACCTGCTGCTGCCCGAGCATGCGCAGACCATCATCGGCTATCAAGCCGTGAAGGGCGCGCTGGAAAGCGTATTCGGCCCGCTCGGCCCCCAGCCGCTCGCCTCGCAAATCTTCGGCATCTACACGGGGCTTGCCTATTTCACGCCGATCCTCGGGGGCTACCTCGCCGACAGGGTCTTCGGCCAGCGCGCGACGGCCGTCGTGGGCGCGCTGCTGATGGCCGCCGGCCATTTCCTGATGATGTTCGAGGCGCTGCTGTTCTTCGCGCTTTTTTGCCTCATCCTCGGCATCGGCGCGTTCAAGCCGAATGTGTCGACACAAGTCGGCTCGCTCTATGAGAGGGACGATCCGCGCAGGCTGCGCGCCTTTTCCATCTATTACGTGGGTATCAACATCGGTGCCTTCCTGGCGCCGCTCGTCTGCGGCACGCTCGGTGTCGAAGTCGGGTGGCACTACGGATTCGGCGCAGCCGGCATCGGAATGCTCATCGGCACCGCGATCTACCTGCATGGGCTGCGCTGGCTGCCGCCCGACGAACTGCACCGCGCGCGAGCTGCCCATATCGAAACGAAACCATTCAACCCGGAGGAGCGGCGCGCAATCGTCGCGCTGCTCTGCGTGTTCGCGCTGGTCGTCTTCTTCTGGGCGACCTACGACCAGCAAAGCAACACGCTTCTGCTGTGGGTCGAGGACTACACCGAACGCCGCGTCGATCTCGGTTTCTGGACGGGTGAAATCCCGACCACCTGGTTTCTCGCGCTCAACCCGCTGATGATCTTCATTTTCACACCGATCCTGATCAAGCTTTGGGCGGTCCAGGCCAAAGTCGGCCGCGACATGTCGACGATCGCGAAGCTCGCCTTCGCGTTCCTCTGCATTGCGCTCGCCAACCTCGTGATGGTGCTGGCAGCCTCGGGGCTCGCGCGGGACGCAAAGGCAAGCCCATTGTGGCTTGTGGGCTACTTCACGATCGTGACAATCGGGGAGCTGCACCTCGCCCCCGTCGGTCTCACGCTGATCTCGCGGCTCGCCCCGCCGCGCGTGCTCTCGCTCATGATGGGACTTTGGTTCGCCGCCACCTTCCCAGGCGATGTGCTTGGCGGTTGGCTCGGCGGCTTCTGGAGCACGATGGCGAAGCCGAACTTCTTCCTGATGATGGCGGCTATCGCGGGCGCCGCAGGCATCGCGATGCTGGCGCTCAACCCGGCGCTGCGCACAGTCTTCGACGAGAAACCCTAA
- a CDS encoding Xaa-Pro peptidase family protein — protein sequence MAGLAIPFDANRLDRLMDEAGMDVLLVTSKHNVQYLLGGHRSIFFDYMDAMGLSRYLPIMVYPKGKPEKAAYFGHRLENFQHQVKPFWVTEVQANSSGSLDTMKKATDYLKRSGVPAKRIGIETTFMPLDAGTALESAMPDSETKDALVVLERQRLRKSPQELAMLKESSEKVIDAMLATIAQHGPGSTKAEITETLRREEVNRGLTFEYCLIAAGNSHNRAPSPQRWEKGDVLSVDSGANYHGYIGDLARMAILGEPDAELEDLLGEIETIQRAAFKPVRAGAMGGEIYAAGEALVAKSKLHNNLEFLAHGMGLVSHEAPHLTNTGPVPYTDEDAHRPLEAGMVISVETTLKHPSRGFIKLEDTIAVNDTGFEIFGEGARGWNRGGTAAGN from the coding sequence ATGGCCGGCCTGGCAATTCCCTTTGACGCAAATCGGCTCGATCGCCTGATGGACGAGGCCGGTATGGACGTGCTGCTCGTGACCTCGAAGCACAATGTGCAATATCTGCTCGGCGGGCACCGCTCGATCTTCTTCGACTACATGGATGCGATGGGGCTGAGCCGCTATCTGCCCATCATGGTCTATCCGAAGGGCAAGCCCGAGAAGGCCGCCTATTTCGGCCATCGGCTGGAGAATTTTCAGCATCAGGTGAAGCCGTTCTGGGTCACGGAGGTGCAGGCGAACTCCTCCGGATCGCTCGATACGATGAAGAAGGCGACCGACTATCTCAAGCGCTCGGGCGTTCCGGCGAAGCGGATCGGGATCGAAACAACCTTCATGCCGCTGGACGCCGGCACGGCGCTGGAAAGCGCGATGCCCGACAGCGAGACCAAGGATGCGCTGGTGGTGCTGGAGCGTCAGCGGCTGCGCAAATCGCCGCAGGAACTGGCGATGCTGAAAGAGTCATCCGAGAAGGTCATCGACGCGATGCTGGCGACGATCGCGCAACACGGCCCGGGTTCGACCAAAGCCGAGATCACCGAAACGCTGCGCCGCGAGGAGGTTAATCGCGGGCTGACCTTCGAGTACTGCCTGATCGCCGCCGGCAATAGCCACAACCGTGCGCCGTCGCCGCAGCGCTGGGAGAAGGGGGACGTGCTCTCGGTCGATTCGGGCGCCAACTATCATGGCTACATCGGCGATCTCGCCCGCATGGCGATCCTCGGCGAGCCGGACGCAGAGCTTGAGGACCTGCTCGGCGAGATCGAGACGATCCAGCGCGCCGCGTTCAAGCCCGTCAGGGCGGGCGCGATGGGCGGCGAGATCTATGCGGCGGGCGAGGCCTTGGTGGCGAAATCGAAGCTGCACAACAATCTGGAATTCCTCGCGCACGGCATGGGGCTCGTCAGCCACGAGGCGCCGCACCTGACCAACACGGGGCCGGTGCCGTACACGGACGAGGACGCGCATCGCCCGCTCGAGGCCGGCATGGTGATTTCGGTCGAGACGACCCTCAAGCATCCCTCGCGCGGCTTCATCAAGCTGGAAGACACGATCGCCGTGAATGACACGGGCTTCGAGATCTTCGGCGAAGGCGCCCGCGGGTGGAATCGCGGCGGAACGGCGGCGGGCAACTAA
- a CDS encoding ABC transporter ATP-binding protein, with protein MAPPLLEIRGLRTHFATDDGVVQAVDGVDLSIGRGETLGVVGESGCGKTVTAMSVLKLIPMPPGKIVAGEILYQGRDLVPVDTKEMDRIRARDIAMVFQEPMTSLNPVYTIGEQIAEVLRKHEGLGRKAGIDKTVEMLRLVQIPNPEKRFNDFPHQFSGGMRQRVMIAMALSCNPKLLIADEPTTALDVTIQAQILELLQDMKERFGMAIMLITHAMGVVAETAQRVVVMYAGKVIEEAPVEALFANPRHPYTQGLIRSIPRIDTAATHKARLEAIPGVVPSLLRPPPGCRFAARCRYAMAKCREAVPPLIDIGGGHKVACVLVQDELVAAQ; from the coding sequence ATGGCTCCGCCGCTGCTCGAAATCCGCGGCTTGAGAACGCACTTCGCGACTGACGACGGCGTGGTGCAGGCGGTCGATGGCGTCGACCTCTCGATCGGACGCGGCGAGACGCTCGGCGTGGTCGGCGAGTCCGGGTGCGGCAAGACCGTCACCGCGATGTCGGTGCTGAAGCTGATCCCGATGCCCCCCGGAAAGATCGTCGCAGGCGAAATCCTCTATCAGGGCCGCGATCTCGTGCCGGTCGATACCAAAGAGATGGATCGCATCCGCGCCAGAGACATCGCGATGGTGTTCCAGGAGCCGATGACCTCGCTCAATCCGGTCTATACCATCGGCGAGCAGATCGCCGAGGTGCTGCGCAAACACGAGGGCCTTGGCCGCAAGGCCGGGATCGACAAGACGGTCGAGATGCTGCGCCTCGTGCAGATCCCCAATCCAGAAAAGCGCTTCAACGACTTTCCGCACCAGTTTTCCGGCGGGATGCGCCAGCGCGTCATGATCGCAATGGCGCTCTCCTGCAATCCCAAGCTCCTGATCGCGGACGAGCCGACCACCGCGCTCGACGTCACCATCCAGGCCCAAATCCTCGAACTGCTGCAGGACATGAAAGAGCGCTTCGGGATGGCGATCATGCTGATCACCCACGCGATGGGCGTGGTCGCCGAGACCGCGCAGCGGGTCGTCGTGATGTATGCCGGCAAGGTGATCGAGGAGGCGCCGGTCGAGGCGCTGTTCGCGAACCCGCGCCACCCCTACACGCAAGGGCTGATCCGCTCGATCCCGCGCATCGACACTGCCGCGACCCACAAGGCGCGTCTGGAAGCGATCCCCGGCGTGGTGCCGAGCCTGCTGCGGCCGCCACCCGGCTGCCGCTTTGCCGCGCGCTGCCGTTACGCGATGGCGAAATGCCGCGAGGCCGTCCCACCGCTGATCGACATCGGCGGCGGACACAAGGTGGCCTGCGTACTGGTGCAGGACGAACTGGTGGCCGCCCAATGA